One genomic region from Deinococcus radiopugnans ATCC 19172 encodes:
- the pfkB gene encoding 1-phosphofructokinase gives MSAPSSPGSPSPGPSVVTLTLNPALDLTVQADGWRRGQVNSAQAYQQDAGGKGVNVASFLADWGLSVTVTGLLGAGNPEAFEALFQAKHMHDAFVRVPGLTRVGIKLADGAAQETTDINLPGLAATRGALATLDARLTALMPGRPAFVLAGSLPPGVAADFYARLAAKLRAAGCFVALDTSGPALTAALTAHTLPDLVKPNIHELEAALGRSLDREAEVLAAARELLRRGASVVAVSQGERGALLVSGQDAVRAVPPRVTVHSTVGAGDAMVAGLVSAHREGLNLADAARRATAFSLGAITRLGAHLPPRADLDRFAAQVQIQSAEQVEPA, from the coding sequence GTGAGCGCCCCCAGTTCTCCAGGCTCCCCGTCTCCAGGCCCCAGCGTGGTGACGCTGACCCTCAATCCTGCGCTGGACCTGACCGTGCAGGCCGACGGCTGGCGGCGGGGCCAGGTCAACAGCGCGCAGGCCTATCAGCAGGACGCGGGCGGCAAGGGCGTCAACGTGGCCTCGTTTCTGGCCGACTGGGGCCTATCGGTCACCGTGACCGGGCTGCTGGGCGCCGGGAATCCAGAGGCGTTTGAGGCCCTGTTTCAGGCCAAGCACATGCACGACGCCTTTGTGCGCGTTCCGGGCCTCACCCGCGTGGGCATCAAGCTGGCGGACGGCGCGGCGCAGGAAACCACCGACATCAACCTGCCGGGGCTGGCCGCCACCCGGGGGGCGCTGGCCACGCTGGACGCCCGCCTCACCGCCCTGATGCCCGGGCGCCCCGCCTTTGTGCTGGCGGGCAGCCTGCCGCCCGGCGTGGCGGCCGACTTCTACGCCCGGTTGGCCGCGAAGCTGCGGGCGGCAGGCTGTTTCGTGGCCCTGGACACCAGCGGCCCGGCGCTGACGGCGGCCCTGACGGCCCACACGCTGCCCGATCTGGTCAAGCCGAACATCCACGAGCTGGAGGCGGCGCTGGGCCGTTCCCTGGACCGTGAGGCAGAGGTCCTGGCCGCGGCGCGGGAACTGCTGCGGCGCGGGGCCAGCGTGGTGGCCGTGTCGCAGGGTGAGCGGGGAGCGCTGCTGGTCAGTGGGCAGGACGCCGTTCGGGCCGTGCCCCCCCGCGTGACCGTTCACAGCACCGTCGGCGCCGGCGACGCGATGGTGGCGGGGCTGGTCAGCGCCCACCGAGAGGGGCTGAACCTCGCCGACGCCGCGCGCCGCGCCACCGCCTTCAGCCTGGGGGCCATCACCCGGCTGGGCGCCCATCTGCCCCCCCGCGCGGACCTGGACCGCTTCGCCGCGCAGGTGCAGATTCAGTCTGCGGAACAGGTGGAACCGGCGTGA